CAATGAGCAAACCCCATAGGTTATTGCCTTCTAAAATGGGAATGACGAGGTTAGCTTTTATCTGTAGACTCTGCAATAATTTAATATGGCAGGGATTTAAATTGCTGTTTTCTACATCTTCTACGGCTCTCTGGCGGCCTTTTTGATAGAGGGGAATGTAAGTGTTAATAAAGCAATTATCTTGAATATCCCTGCCTTGAATAGGCATAAAATCTTCACTGACGGATTCAACAATGACGGTGCCACTCCAATCGGGTTGAAACCGATAAATAACTGTTCTGTCAGTTAATAAAAATTGCCTCACTTCTTTGACGGCTTTTGTTAATACTTCTTCCAAATGGAGAGAGGAGCGAATCCGCTCAAGAATTTCGGCAACGATACGGGTACGTTTTAATTGCTGACGCAAGGCTTCTTCTACGCCTTTGCGAGCGGTAATATCCATTGCGGTACCAAATAGCTTGATGGTTTGACCGCTATTATTTTTAATTGCTTGACCTTTAGAATGGATGTCTTTAATTCCTCCCGAAGAAAGAACTATTCTTAAATCATCGTCATAAGGAGCACCGAAATTAATTGCGTTTTGTACAGAGTTGATAAATTTGTCTCTATCTTCGGGGTATATTTGCTCAACAATTTCTTCAAATGAGGGAATTACGCCGTGTGGGCGTTCGTAAATTTCAAACAGTTCGTCTGACCAATTAATGTGGCCGGTTTGAATATCAAAGTCCCAGACACCAATATGGGCTACTTTTTGGGCCTCTTGTAACTGTTCGGCTAATTTGAGGGCCGATTCTTCGGCGGCTTTTCGTTGCGTAATATCTGTAGTAATTGCTACTAATCCTATCAGATTACCAAGTTCGTCTTTCATGGCATTAGCGCGAATTAATGTGGCAATTTTTCTGCCGGTTCGAGATATTTGTTCTACTTCTCCCTCCCAAGATTTTCCTTTCTGAATAGTTGTTAATATTTCCTGAGCGATTTCTGGCTGGGTAAAGGCTATTTGCATCCCACCGGCAGCGTTAAATTCTTCGGTTGTTTCATATTCATATAATTTATTAAATGCTTGGTTTTGGTAGTAATTATGGCCGTTAAAATCTGACATTGCCACAGCATCGCTAGTATTTTCGACAACAAGCTTAAATTTATTTAGTTCTTCTTCTGCTTGTTTACGAGATGTGATGTCACGCGCCACTGCATAAATTAATTGCTCTTCTACAAAAGCAACCGATCTCCATGATAACCATTTATAAGAGCCATCTTTACAAAGATAGCGGTTTTCAAAACTCAAACTCAAAAGTCCTGTGTTTAGTTTTGCTACTTCCTTAAGGGTGTCTTGCAGGTCGTCTGGATGAATGAAATCTAAAAAGGGTTTGCCGATGAGTTCTGCTTCTGTATAGCCGAGAGTTTCTAACCAAGCTGGATTTAAGTGTTTGAAATATCCGTCTATTCCAGCGATACAAAGCAAGTCTAAAGAAAGGGTAAAGAATCGTCCAAAAGAGCGGTTTTTTTCGTGGTTTTCTTGCAATGATTTCGCCAAGCGGTGGCGCTCTATTGCATAGTTTAAGGAGCGATTTAGGAGAGAACTGTCAATTTTACCCTTTATTAAGTAATCTTGAGCTCCGACTTGGATTGACTGGAGCGCTAGTTCTTCATTACTGTTATTGCCTAATA
Above is a genomic segment from Ancylothrix sp. D3o containing:
- a CDS encoding PAS domain S-box protein; its protein translation is MQSAATLTQLTTDVKILLIEDNAQDAELIKELLQEIPHPNKIALTWVQRLGEAIAVLQKENFNLILLDLSLPDSFGFDTLVRLQEFISNSPIVVLGNNSNEELALQSIQVGAQDYLIKGKIDSSLLNRSLNYAIERHRLAKSLQENHEKNRSFGRFFTLSLDLLCIAGIDGYFKHLNPAWLETLGYTEAELIGKPFLDFIHPDDLQDTLKEVAKLNTGLLSLSFENRYLCKDGSYKWLSWRSVAFVEEQLIYAVARDITSRKQAEEELNKFKLVVENTSDAVAMSDFNGHNYYQNQAFNKLYEYETTEEFNAAGGMQIAFTQPEIAQEILTTIQKGKSWEGEVEQISRTGRKIATLIRANAMKDELGNLIGLVAITTDITQRKAAEESALKLAEQLQEAQKVAHIGVWDFDIQTGHINWSDELFEIYERPHGVIPSFEEIVEQIYPEDRDKFINSVQNAINFGAPYDDDLRIVLSSGGIKDIHSKGQAIKNNSGQTIKLFGTAMDITARKGVEEALRQQLKRTRIVAEILERIRSSLHLEEVLTKAVKEVRQFLLTDRTVIYRFQPDWSGTVIVESVSEDFMPIQGRDIQDNCFINTYIPLYQKGRQRAVEDVENSNLNPCHIKLLQSLQIKANLVIPILEGNNLWGLLIAHHCRSERPWQSFEIECLKEISVQLAIAIQQSTLFEQAQNELIERKLAELALRESETRERLKAEELEITLNKLKNAQSQLVQQEKMAGLGQLVAGVAHEINNPVNFIYGNILPATSYTEDLLRIIGLYQKHFPTPPEEISEEMAAVDFEFIKDDFMELLRSMQEGANRIKEIVLSLRNFSRLDEAEMKEADIHSGIDSTLMILQHRLKEQQNRKAIPIIKNYANLPLIQCYPGQLNQVFMNIVSNAIDALEEKIKLSSNFLPTLQITTEVKLPLNSENPSTPPSAVIHIADNGGGMSDELKERIFNPFFTTKPVGAGTGLGLSISYQIIVEKHHGVLTCNSVLGKGTEFIIEIPINPIPITPTPCQPH